The following proteins are encoded in a genomic region of Odontesthes bonariensis isolate fOdoBon6 chromosome 19, fOdoBon6.hap1, whole genome shotgun sequence:
- the LOC142368915 gene encoding sodium/hydrogen exchanger 9B2-like isoform X2, producing MMDAEATKRYVRSSGGGQQHQPAESKVQDYQEEREITLLPSRKTEEEDAAGMSDSASSCCGSCVSLKERGPRPQGLFSLLITKACLFALLFGVVWSITGKECLPGGNLFGIVILFTCSVLGGKLAGMIQLPTLPPFPPLLGMLLAGLLLRNVPIITDAIFIDTHWSAALRNIALSIILTRAGLGLDPSALSRLKAVCVRVAVGPCMLEASTIAVVSHFLLRLPWVWGFILGFVLAAVSPAVVVPSMLLLQREGYGVEKGIPTLLMAAGSFDDILAITGFSTCLGIAFSTGSTWMNILKGLLEVVGGVLAGVVLGLFLCLFPSKDQEDLVGRRTLMLLGLSIFSVFFSHVVGFAGAGGLCTLVLSFLAALGWKSDKVPVAAMVGQAWDVFQPLLFGLIGAEITIATLSPSTVGLGMACICVGLVIRLLFTFLLVHFGGFNLKEKLFIAVAWLPKATVQAAIGSKALDMARETGDETLIRFGLDVLTLAVLAILTTAPIGALGIGLAGPRLLARQVKAEETEDEAAAPCNSGPEKDSATLESRL from the exons ATGATGGACGCAGAGGCCACGAAGCGCTACGTTCGCAGCAGCGGCGGCGGACAGCAGCACCAACCGGCTGAG AGTAAAGTTCAGGATTACCAGGAGGAGAGAGAGATCACGCTGCTGCCGAGCAGGAAGACGGAAGAGGAGGACGCAGCCGGG ATGTCGGACTCGGCTTCCTCCTGCTGTGGGTCTTGTGTCAGTCTGAAGGAAAGAGGTCCTCGACCACAAGGGCTCTTCAGCCTGCTCATCACAAAAG CGTGTCTGTTTGCTCTGCTGTTCGGAGTCGTCTGGTCCATCACGGGAAAGGAGTGTTTACCTGGAGGGAACCTTTTCGGCATCGTCATCCTCTTCACCTGCTCTGTGCTGGGAGGGAAGCTGGCGGGAATGATCCAGCTGCCCACACTGCCCCCCTTCCCCCCGCTGCTTG GTATGCTGCTGGCAGGGCTGCTGCTGCGGAACGTTCCCATCATCACGGACGCCATCTTCATCGACACGCACTGGTCTGCAGCTCTGAGGAACATCGCCCTGTCAATCATCCTGACCAGAGCGGGGCTGGGCCTCGACCCCTCG GCGTTAAGCCGTCTGAAAGCGGTGTGCGTGCGTGTTGCCGTCGGCCCCTGCATGCTGGAGGCCTCCACCATCGCTGTGGTCTCCCACTTCCTGCTCAGGCTGCCCTGGGTCTGGGGCTTCATACTGgg CTTTGTTCTGGCTGCAGTGTCTCCAGCGGTCGTTGTGCCTTCGATGCTGCTCCTGCAGAGGGAAGGATACGGAGTGGAGAAG GGAATCCCGACCCTGCTGATGGCTGCTGGGAGCTTCGATGACATCTTAGCGATAACGGGCTTCTCCACCTGCCTGGGAATAGCCTTCTCTACGG GTTCCACGTGGATGAACATCCTGAAAGGTCTGCTGGAGGTGGTGGGCGGTGTCCTCGCCGGGGTGGTCCTGGGCCTGTTCTTGTGCTTATTTCCAAGCAAAGACCAG GAGGACCTGGTGGGGAGGAGGACCCTCATGCTGCTGGGTCTGTCCATATTTTCAGTCTTCTTCAGTCACGTTGTCGGGTTTGCCGGAGCTGGTGGCCTCTGTACGCTGGTGCTTTCCTTCTTGGCCGCGCTGGGATGGAAGAGTGACAAG GTCCCAGTGGCAGCCATGGTGGGCCAAGCATGGGATGTCTTCCAGCCACTCCTCTTTGGTCTGATTGGAGCTGAAATCACCATAGCGACCCTCAGTCCCAGCACCGTTG GTCTGGGTATGGCCTGCATCTGTGTTGGTCTGGTGATCCGTCTCCTGTTCACCTTCCTGCTGGTTCATTTTGGAGGATTCAACCTGAAGGAGAAACTCTTCATCGCTGTGGCCTGGCTGCCCAAAGCCACTGTTCAG GCGGCGATTGGCTCCAAGGCGCTGGACATGGCGAGGGAGACGGGGGACGAGACCTTGATCAGGTTTGGTCTGGACGTGCTAACGTTAGCCGTGTTAGCCATCCTGACCACCGCTCCCATCGGCGCTCTGGGTATCGGACTGGCGGGACCGCGCCTCCTGGCCCGAcaggtcaaag
- the LOC142368915 gene encoding sodium/hydrogen exchanger 9B2-like isoform X3 has product MSDSASSCCGSCVSLKERGPRPQGLFSLLITKACLFALLFGVVWSITGKECLPGGNLFGIVILFTCSVLGGKLAGMIQLPTLPPFPPLLGMLLAGLLLRNVPIITDAIFIDTHWSAALRNIALSIILTRAGLGLDPSALSRLKAVCVRVAVGPCMLEASTIAVVSHFLLRLPWVWGFILGFVLAAVSPAVVVPSMLLLQREGYGVEKGIPTLLMAAGSFDDILAITGFSTCLGIAFSTGSTWMNILKGLLEVVGGVLAGVVLGLFLCLFPSKDQEDLVGRRTLMLLGLSIFSVFFSHVVGFAGAGGLCTLVLSFLAALGWKSDKVPVAAMVGQAWDVFQPLLFGLIGAEITIATLSPSTVGLGMACICVGLVIRLLFTFLLVHFGGFNLKEKLFIAVAWLPKATVQAAIGSKALDMARETGDETLIRFGLDVLTLAVLAILTTAPIGALGIGLAGPRLLARQVKAEETEDEAAAPCNSGPEKDSATLESRL; this is encoded by the exons ATGTCGGACTCGGCTTCCTCCTGCTGTGGGTCTTGTGTCAGTCTGAAGGAAAGAGGTCCTCGACCACAAGGGCTCTTCAGCCTGCTCATCACAAAAG CGTGTCTGTTTGCTCTGCTGTTCGGAGTCGTCTGGTCCATCACGGGAAAGGAGTGTTTACCTGGAGGGAACCTTTTCGGCATCGTCATCCTCTTCACCTGCTCTGTGCTGGGAGGGAAGCTGGCGGGAATGATCCAGCTGCCCACACTGCCCCCCTTCCCCCCGCTGCTTG GTATGCTGCTGGCAGGGCTGCTGCTGCGGAACGTTCCCATCATCACGGACGCCATCTTCATCGACACGCACTGGTCTGCAGCTCTGAGGAACATCGCCCTGTCAATCATCCTGACCAGAGCGGGGCTGGGCCTCGACCCCTCG GCGTTAAGCCGTCTGAAAGCGGTGTGCGTGCGTGTTGCCGTCGGCCCCTGCATGCTGGAGGCCTCCACCATCGCTGTGGTCTCCCACTTCCTGCTCAGGCTGCCCTGGGTCTGGGGCTTCATACTGgg CTTTGTTCTGGCTGCAGTGTCTCCAGCGGTCGTTGTGCCTTCGATGCTGCTCCTGCAGAGGGAAGGATACGGAGTGGAGAAG GGAATCCCGACCCTGCTGATGGCTGCTGGGAGCTTCGATGACATCTTAGCGATAACGGGCTTCTCCACCTGCCTGGGAATAGCCTTCTCTACGG GTTCCACGTGGATGAACATCCTGAAAGGTCTGCTGGAGGTGGTGGGCGGTGTCCTCGCCGGGGTGGTCCTGGGCCTGTTCTTGTGCTTATTTCCAAGCAAAGACCAG GAGGACCTGGTGGGGAGGAGGACCCTCATGCTGCTGGGTCTGTCCATATTTTCAGTCTTCTTCAGTCACGTTGTCGGGTTTGCCGGAGCTGGTGGCCTCTGTACGCTGGTGCTTTCCTTCTTGGCCGCGCTGGGATGGAAGAGTGACAAG GTCCCAGTGGCAGCCATGGTGGGCCAAGCATGGGATGTCTTCCAGCCACTCCTCTTTGGTCTGATTGGAGCTGAAATCACCATAGCGACCCTCAGTCCCAGCACCGTTG GTCTGGGTATGGCCTGCATCTGTGTTGGTCTGGTGATCCGTCTCCTGTTCACCTTCCTGCTGGTTCATTTTGGAGGATTCAACCTGAAGGAGAAACTCTTCATCGCTGTGGCCTGGCTGCCCAAAGCCACTGTTCAG GCGGCGATTGGCTCCAAGGCGCTGGACATGGCGAGGGAGACGGGGGACGAGACCTTGATCAGGTTTGGTCTGGACGTGCTAACGTTAGCCGTGTTAGCCATCCTGACCACCGCTCCCATCGGCGCTCTGGGTATCGGACTGGCGGGACCGCGCCTCCTGGCCCGAcaggtcaaag
- the LOC142368915 gene encoding sodium/hydrogen exchanger 9B2-like isoform X1 — translation MMDAEATKRYVRSSGGGQQHQPAESKVQDYQEEREITLLPSRKTEEEDAAGKMSDSASSCCGSCVSLKERGPRPQGLFSLLITKACLFALLFGVVWSITGKECLPGGNLFGIVILFTCSVLGGKLAGMIQLPTLPPFPPLLGMLLAGLLLRNVPIITDAIFIDTHWSAALRNIALSIILTRAGLGLDPSALSRLKAVCVRVAVGPCMLEASTIAVVSHFLLRLPWVWGFILGFVLAAVSPAVVVPSMLLLQREGYGVEKGIPTLLMAAGSFDDILAITGFSTCLGIAFSTGSTWMNILKGLLEVVGGVLAGVVLGLFLCLFPSKDQEDLVGRRTLMLLGLSIFSVFFSHVVGFAGAGGLCTLVLSFLAALGWKSDKVPVAAMVGQAWDVFQPLLFGLIGAEITIATLSPSTVGLGMACICVGLVIRLLFTFLLVHFGGFNLKEKLFIAVAWLPKATVQAAIGSKALDMARETGDETLIRFGLDVLTLAVLAILTTAPIGALGIGLAGPRLLARQVKAEETEDEAAAPCNSGPEKDSATLESRL, via the exons ATGATGGACGCAGAGGCCACGAAGCGCTACGTTCGCAGCAGCGGCGGCGGACAGCAGCACCAACCGGCTGAG AGTAAAGTTCAGGATTACCAGGAGGAGAGAGAGATCACGCTGCTGCCGAGCAGGAAGACGGAAGAGGAGGACGCAGCCGGG AAGATGTCGGACTCGGCTTCCTCCTGCTGTGGGTCTTGTGTCAGTCTGAAGGAAAGAGGTCCTCGACCACAAGGGCTCTTCAGCCTGCTCATCACAAAAG CGTGTCTGTTTGCTCTGCTGTTCGGAGTCGTCTGGTCCATCACGGGAAAGGAGTGTTTACCTGGAGGGAACCTTTTCGGCATCGTCATCCTCTTCACCTGCTCTGTGCTGGGAGGGAAGCTGGCGGGAATGATCCAGCTGCCCACACTGCCCCCCTTCCCCCCGCTGCTTG GTATGCTGCTGGCAGGGCTGCTGCTGCGGAACGTTCCCATCATCACGGACGCCATCTTCATCGACACGCACTGGTCTGCAGCTCTGAGGAACATCGCCCTGTCAATCATCCTGACCAGAGCGGGGCTGGGCCTCGACCCCTCG GCGTTAAGCCGTCTGAAAGCGGTGTGCGTGCGTGTTGCCGTCGGCCCCTGCATGCTGGAGGCCTCCACCATCGCTGTGGTCTCCCACTTCCTGCTCAGGCTGCCCTGGGTCTGGGGCTTCATACTGgg CTTTGTTCTGGCTGCAGTGTCTCCAGCGGTCGTTGTGCCTTCGATGCTGCTCCTGCAGAGGGAAGGATACGGAGTGGAGAAG GGAATCCCGACCCTGCTGATGGCTGCTGGGAGCTTCGATGACATCTTAGCGATAACGGGCTTCTCCACCTGCCTGGGAATAGCCTTCTCTACGG GTTCCACGTGGATGAACATCCTGAAAGGTCTGCTGGAGGTGGTGGGCGGTGTCCTCGCCGGGGTGGTCCTGGGCCTGTTCTTGTGCTTATTTCCAAGCAAAGACCAG GAGGACCTGGTGGGGAGGAGGACCCTCATGCTGCTGGGTCTGTCCATATTTTCAGTCTTCTTCAGTCACGTTGTCGGGTTTGCCGGAGCTGGTGGCCTCTGTACGCTGGTGCTTTCCTTCTTGGCCGCGCTGGGATGGAAGAGTGACAAG GTCCCAGTGGCAGCCATGGTGGGCCAAGCATGGGATGTCTTCCAGCCACTCCTCTTTGGTCTGATTGGAGCTGAAATCACCATAGCGACCCTCAGTCCCAGCACCGTTG GTCTGGGTATGGCCTGCATCTGTGTTGGTCTGGTGATCCGTCTCCTGTTCACCTTCCTGCTGGTTCATTTTGGAGGATTCAACCTGAAGGAGAAACTCTTCATCGCTGTGGCCTGGCTGCCCAAAGCCACTGTTCAG GCGGCGATTGGCTCCAAGGCGCTGGACATGGCGAGGGAGACGGGGGACGAGACCTTGATCAGGTTTGGTCTGGACGTGCTAACGTTAGCCGTGTTAGCCATCCTGACCACCGCTCCCATCGGCGCTCTGGGTATCGGACTGGCGGGACCGCGCCTCCTGGCCCGAcaggtcaaag